The Paenibacillus swuensis genome contains the following window.
GCAAATAGCTGATGTATTGCAAAATGATGATTCACAAATAAACTTAAGAACCGTCAGGTACTACACACAAATTGGGATTATTCCCCCTCTTGAATTGGTTGGAAACAAAAGAATGTATACGGATATTCACCTGCACCATTTTCGCGCCATCCTCGCCTTATCAAAGAGCGGTGAAACTTTGGCTTCCGCGCAAGAAAAGTTAAAGTGTTTATCGATGGAGGACATTATCAAGATCGGTGAGAATCTGCGTATTTACCAAATCAATCAACTACTCCAGAACGAGACACATGTAGTAAACGAAGACGTAATCATTTCCATGAGCCCGCGAATACCACAAGAGTTAAGGGCGAAAATGATTGAGACCGTTGCGCATTTACTGAAAGGGGAGGGAGTAAATGATTAAAGTC
Protein-coding sequences here:
- a CDS encoding MerR family transcriptional regulator — protein: MNVYTAKQIADVLQNDDSQINLRTVRYYTQIGIIPPLELVGNKRMYTDIHLHHFRAILALSKSGETLASAQEKLKCLSMEDIIKIGENLRIYQINQLLQNETHVVNEDVIISMSPRIPQELRAKMIETVAHLLKGEGVND